The region TTCTTATAATGCTCGAGGTCATGGAATATGCGCTATTGTTACTTCTCCAACTGGTTTCCATCTTCCATTTACTGCTAGATTATGCTTTGACTACACCAATaacatggaagaatatgaagtGTGTATATACAGTATTGAAGCAACCATTAACTTGAGAATTAAGATTCTTGAAGTGTATATAGATTATGCTCTAGTAATCAGTCAGGTTAAAGGAGACTGGGCGACTCGGGATAGTAAATTGATTCCTTGTAGAGAGCATATCATGAAGATGATTCCCTATTTTGATGAAATCTTTTTTCGTCATATCCCAAGGGAAAAGAATCAATTGGTATATGCTCTAGCTACTCAGGCACCCATGTTTAAAGTCAAGTGGAGGAATGAAGCACTTGATATTCGCATTGACCATTTGGGTGAACTAGCGCATTGTCTAGTAATATAGGAAGATTCTGATGATAAAccttggttctatgacataaAAAATATATGGAAAATAGGAATATCTCGAGGGTATATCCATTACTTACAAGAAAGCTCTAAGAAGAATTTGTTCAAAGTTTTTCTTGAATGTGATGTGCTATACAAAAATTATGATTTtgtgctgctcagatgcgtggatagacacaaatCAAGCACAATCATAAGGTCCATACATAAGGGTTGTGAAGGTGTACATGCAAAAGGGCCCGCCATGGCCAAAAAGATCATTCGTGCTGGCAATTACTGGACAATAATGGAGGACGATTGTTACAACTTCGTCAGAAgatgtcacaaatgtcagatttatgGTGACAAGATTTGTGTGTCACCAACCCCATTGAATGTTTTGACTTCTCCTTGGCCCTTCTCTATGTGGGTGTTTACGCTGAAAAATGGTTAATAGTGAGGGTATTAATATGATTCGAACGATAAAGCTGAAAGCTTTCAATGGTCATCGATTCgttcttgttgctattgattacttcactaagtggattgaagtttcttcctatgctaatgtcactcgacaagtggttacccgattcattaagaaatAAATAATTTGTCACTATGATGTTCCTAGCaagattatcactgataatgCCAATAACCTAAAATGATGAGTGAGTTATGCCAAGAATTCAATATCGAGCATCATAACTATTCACCATAtcggcccaagatgaatggcgttgtAGAAGCAATgaacaagaatatcaaaaagattGTCTAGGAAATGGTCAgaacctacaaggattggcatgagatgctacctttctCTTTGCATGGCTATATGACTTCAGTTTgtacttcaactggggcaactCCATTTTCATTGGTGTATGAGATGGAGGTTGTTTTACCAATTTAGGTTGAAATTCCTTCGCTTAGGGTTATCATGGAAGCTGACCttgatgaagctgaatgggttcaatctCGATATGATCAGCTAAATCTAATTGAAGAGAAGAATTTGCTGGCTATTTGCCATGGTCAATTGTACCAGAGATGCCTCAAACGGGATTTCAATAAGAAGGTTCCCCTCGTGTGTATCATGAAGGATAACTCGTGCTTAAGAGATATTATGTTATACACTCAGATCCATGGGGCAAGTGGACTACCAACTATGAAGGACCTTTTATTGTCAAGAATGCCTTCTTAGGTGGAGCTCTGATCCTCACCACCATGGATGAGGAAGATTTGCCACTTCCAGTGAACTCCGatatagtcaaaaaatattatgcctagaAAAAATGGTGAATAAAAGCCCGCTAGATTGGCATCCACAAGAACAATCtaggaaaaaaagggtatcctgatcagtgcattttgatgcactttcttctactattgtacttaggcaaatctatagtttattatattatttttaatattttagtgtgttttaatATTTAAGTTTATATATGcctttattttcagcataaatagttatttgataccttatcactatgcagatcataacttgggCTATAAGAGTCGGATTGACGTGTTCTAATATGCcttggaaagctaagagaaagagatGCAAGTTTCATTTTGAAGTCAAAAGTTGATTCTAAATGAAGGAGTGTtgaataattcgttgaagttccagacttaattaaaatagttagtttgagccagtttttgtaattttcgggctagatcctataagggcccgaatttgtcttttattatattaggtctttcactatTATAGTAATCCTAGTTCTGAATTTTGATGAGACAATATTGCTGAGAAGATTTAATGGAGAACTAAAATTCACAAGAGTTGATATGctgtattcgaattccactttgaggtttttattaatttcagtttaatttcgatttcttttcaattcttcctataaactcgtttgcttaattcgattactttcgtttgcttaattcaattgtttcttataggaaagagttgattaaatttgattgtttgtatgatccttaactataatcacgttagcgtagctttttcattatcgtgtttgattaagtcgcgtttgcttaattcacgtCTCCTTAAGTCGCGTTTGATTAAGTCGCGTCtgctagggaattgaaattataagaatcgatgataagtcagaaatcgatacaatagattagcttatttatcaattttgcttttacctttaatcatattcgatttaagttttgaaccttaaaaactCTCTTCTTttcattcgtttggttataacattcaagagtccttgtgatacgatattcgagtgtcgctaccgttttactacacttttaaactcaCTTTTGACCTGTGTGCGACAACGGTTctatcccgatggaccaaaaaatgAAATGTCCATGCAAAGTTAGGGATCAAATAAAAGAATATAAAGCTCGTTAAGTTGAAAATTCAAAagggaaacttaggcaaaaatgagcatctcggtggatggaaaataaagaaaatgttcaggaaaaagttagggataaaggtaTTTGACTGTAAACCTTGAGCATATCTTGTTACAGCTTGATCTCAAGTGGCCAAAGATCGACTcaatcatcatcaaccaaagcgAAGTGTTGAAGCCTAGGTCTTACAGTGGATAATAGCTGATGTTGTAATCAAtggaaaaatacaaaaatatttcccatttccatttgctttatttttcaatttttgtaaaTTTCCCCTTTAAGGATTTTTATATCCTTGTACA is a window of Lathyrus oleraceus cultivar Zhongwan6 chromosome 6, CAAS_Psat_ZW6_1.0, whole genome shotgun sequence DNA encoding:
- the LOC127094154 gene encoding uncharacterized protein LOC127094154, with amino-acid sequence MFIIDYAIPRPKEGPKPESRWTLVFDGSYNARGHGICAIVTSPTGFHLPFTARLCFDYTNNMEEYEVCIYSIEATINLRIKILEVYIDYALVISQVKGDWATRDSKLIPCREHIMKMIPYFDEIFFRHIPREKNQLVYALATQAPMFKVKWRNEALDIRIDHLGELAHCLVI